One Varibaculum prostatecancerukia genomic window, GTGTGGCAACATTTCCCAAGAGGAACTCTGCACGATTTGCCGTAATCCCAAACGCGATCAGTCAGTAATCTGTGTGGTTGAAGAAGCCAAGGACGTAGGCGCGATTGAACGTACCCGCAGCTACCGCGGCTTATATCACGTGTTGGGCGGGGCGATCGATCCCATTAACGGAATCGGACCGGAACAGTTACGTCTGCGTGAACTGCTAAAACGCCTCAGTGGTGCGACTGTACAAGAAATTATTATTGCCACGAATCCCAATATCGAGGGCGAGGCCACGGCCACCTACCTGACCCGCACGATTTCTCCCTTGGGATTAAAAGTAACCCGCCTGGCTTCGGGACTGCCGGTAGGCGGCGACCTGGAATATGCTGATGAAGTTACTTTAGGGCGGGCTTTAGAAGGACGGCGCAGCGCCGAATAGCCGATATTTTCCGAACAGCTAATACCCTGGCAAAAGTCCCAGACAGGTGAATATCAGCAAAATTAATAGTGTGTGTTTGCTTACCGACCAGCAAATTTGAGACGCTAGGACTTCGATTAAGCTATCTTCCTACAATTGCAGAAGATAGCTAGATGGAAAGCAGATATACAAGGGGAACAAATGGCGCTGATTGTACAAAAGTACGGCGGATCCTCAGTTGCCGACACCCAGTCGTTGCAGCGGGTCGCGCGACGGATTGTGCAAACCCGCCGCGCCGGGCATCAGGTGGTGGTAGTGGTTTCCGCAATGGGGGACACCACCGATAATTTGATTGATATGGCGGCAGAACTAAACGCCCACGCCCCTGCGCGGGAAATGGATATCTTACTTTCTGCCGGGGAACGCATCTCGATGTCATTGCTGTCCATGGCGATATCTGCCCAGGGAGTACCGGCGATGGCGTTTACTGGCGCCCAAGCCGGAATCCGCACCGACGCCAAATATGGCAAAGCCCAGATTGTGGGGATGATACCGGAGCGAATCGCCCGGGCAATCCGCAAGAACAATGTGGCAATCGTAGCCGGATTCCAAGGAGTAAACGATGCCGACGATGTTACGACCTTAGGGCGCGGCGGATCTGATACTACTGCAGTGGCTCTAGCTGCGGCGCTGCACGCGGATGTATGTGAAATCTATACCGATGTTGACGGCCTATTTACCGCCGATCCCCGGGTGGTGCCTACCGCTCGCCGCCTGCACTCCCTTGACTATGAAGAAACTTTAGAACTGGCGGCTAATGGCGCCAAGATTTTACATCTGCGCGCGGTGGAGTTTGCTCGCCGCTACCGGGTGCCTCTACATGTGCGTTCTAGTTTTTCCGACAAGAACGGCACCTGGATTGCCCGGGGACCAGCTCCGAAATCATTGCAGGGAATAGTTCCTGCGGAAGCTCTCGAGGAGGAAAAAGTGGAAGCTCCAATTATTTCTGGTATCGCTCATGACCGTTCCCAGGACAAGCTGACGGTGGTGGGACTGCCTGACCGTCCGGGCGTGGCCGCTGACCTGTTCGCAGCGGTGGCCAAGGCTGGTGCCAATATCGATATGATTGTGCAGAACATTTCCGAGGCGCGGCCCGGACGTGCAAATATCTCCATCACTATGCCCGCAGAAGATATTTCCGCGGTAATCAACGAGCTCGAGCACGAAAAGCAGGCTTTGGATTTCATTCGCATCGACCACGACAGCAATGTGGGGAAAGTTTCCCTGGTCGGGGCAGGTATGCGCAATAATCCCGGGATTTCGGCGCGCTTCTTCCAAGCCCTCTCTAATGAAGGCATCAACGTAGACATTATTTCCACGTCCGAGGTGCGGATCTCGGTACTCATTAACCTGGATCGCCTGGATGATGCCGTCCTAGCAATCCACAAAGCCTTTGATCTAGATTCCGAAGAAACTGAAGCTGTGGTCTATGGAGGTACCGGACGATGATTAAGCAATTAACTGT contains:
- the recR gene encoding recombination mediator RecR, encoding MYDGALQDLIDALGRLPGIGPKSAQRIAFYVLSRPKDEAKLLAQALMDAKEKIRFCSQCGNISQEELCTICRNPKRDQSVICVVEEAKDVGAIERTRSYRGLYHVLGGAIDPINGIGPEQLRLRELLKRLSGATVQEIIIATNPNIEGEATATYLTRTISPLGLKVTRLASGLPVGGDLEYADEVTLGRALEGRRSAE
- a CDS encoding aspartate kinase, translating into MALIVQKYGGSSVADTQSLQRVARRIVQTRRAGHQVVVVVSAMGDTTDNLIDMAAELNAHAPAREMDILLSAGERISMSLLSMAISAQGVPAMAFTGAQAGIRTDAKYGKAQIVGMIPERIARAIRKNNVAIVAGFQGVNDADDVTTLGRGGSDTTAVALAAALHADVCEIYTDVDGLFTADPRVVPTARRLHSLDYEETLELAANGAKILHLRAVEFARRYRVPLHVRSSFSDKNGTWIARGPAPKSLQGIVPAEALEEEKVEAPIISGIAHDRSQDKLTVVGLPDRPGVAADLFAAVAKAGANIDMIVQNISEARPGRANISITMPAEDISAVINELEHEKQALDFIRIDHDSNVGKVSLVGAGMRNNPGISARFFQALSNEGINVDIISTSEVRISVLINLDRLDDAVLAIHKAFDLDSEETEAVVYGGTGR